A region of the Scatophagus argus isolate fScaArg1 chromosome 6, fScaArg1.pri, whole genome shotgun sequence genome:
TTCTTTCGTTTGTCGTTGGACTTTCTTTATCCTGGAAATCTGAGCAGCAGCCAGGCAGATCATGCAAACCTGCcggagaaaaaacaaacagaaactctATTTTTCTTACAGTCCCACAGCATGACAACATCATGCAAGCATATCTGCTGTTTATGGTTGTGTCCCCACAGAAGGTTTTTGGATCTGGTTCTGGCCGGTGAGCAGTTCTGTTGGAGTGTACTGGTGCCTGAACATTTCTGAAGGATGTCCGGCGTGCATGTCAAGTAAAAACTGAGACgaaggaaaacagcaaataCCTGATCGTGGAAATAAATCTACTCTCAGAGGGCTTCTCTATCTCAGAGATTTGAAATGATGATCTGATCTTTGTGGATGTGAACTGAACCtcgagcagcagcagaccagCAGTCAGAGCGGCCACCAGCAGCAGGTTGTTTTTGGCCCACCAGACGATCTTCTCCAGGCAGCCGACGGTGAAGACGTCCTGACCAGCCAAACGCTTGCCCGCCTGCTGCATCCCATAACCACACATAGTGTTCAGCACCGTCTGGACAAGAAGAGaaggtcattttgtttttgttcttcccCACCTTCTGTCCCTCTCCTGTGGACTGATTTTATGGGAAtttcacaaaaactgaaaatttctGCAACTTGCTTGTTTCTTCAACgagggaaaacagaaagcagcacCAACAATAAAACCACTTGAGAACTCTTCTTTGTTTGGTTCCAGGAACTGACAGACATGGAAATTCAAAGCGTGTTTGCACAGGCTGTGGTTCTGACCTGGTTCTGCTGGCCAATGCAGCAGGAGAAGGGAACTCCGCAGGCCTCCAGGCTCGGGTTGGTATCCGAGCAGTGGAAGTAGACGTTATGGGACCAGTCGTTGTAGCTCTGCACTCCACAGCACTGAAACTGCAGACACAACCAGCTCTCAGCACAACAGCCTCTGGCTCACTGAATCACTGTGACACAAAGCTCTCCACTTCTTCACCTTCTTCTGGATGAAGTCGATGGCGTTTTCCAGGTCCCGGTCCTCCCTGTAGCGGACGACGGCCTTCATCATCAGCCTCTCCGTCCTCTCCATCACCTGaacaaggattcaaggattcaaggattcaaggattcaaggatcTTTATTGTCgtaccagctcacattcacatgtttatggtacaaaattaggactcaggtcccgggagcaataagtagaatataaaaatataaaagtatgaggtaaatagaatataagctaaacagaaaatagaatataaaatggaatataaaaagaatatatataaaaagatataaaactaGACAATATTAAACTAGACATTCAAATAAGCTAAAcaaggccagcagcagcatcaacaaagttgattttggttttggtgCTTTAGTTTGACTTCATCTACACAGAAAAAAGTCACCAGGCTGCAGGAAGTGATGTGTCTACATTTTCTTTGCACTTCCCATCTCATCAGAGCCATGTGACGGTACCATGTCGGTGAAGAGGTATCCCACAATGCCAGCGGTGATCTGCAGGATGAGGACGGTCGCCAGGATCCCCAGAAACTGCAGGAACAGTAAGAGCTCAGACATGCAGAATAAAAATCACATCAATCACAGGGAGGCCAGCAGGTATCAGCTGGTCGGGGATCAGTACCGTCTTCAGCAGGCAGGTGGCGTTACGCAGCGCCCCAAAACATCCGAGGAACGTGATGAGAAACATCACCGAGCCGACGACGATCAGGAGCAGAGCTGGATCCAACATCAGGGTGTCAACTACATCTACgcacacagaggaaatgtggtTGAATCAGAACGACCAGAAGTAACAGCAAGTGGAAGCTCATCCTCaggtttattgtttttataagcTGCCGCACACACTTACagcctctgcgtgtgtgtgtgtgacatcctgtcatgtgatttcttttttaggAAGACTCTGACTGACCTTTCTCTTTGGCGATCTTGGCGTAGATGCCCACTGCTATGAGGACGGCGCTCACGACCTGCAGagtcacagagaaacatgagcACACGTGAAGCAGCCGCTGGCCTCAGACCTGAAGCTATGTGAGTCAGGTGAACCTGAGATCCATCTGAAACATCTAACTCGATCTGAGTGAGATCTGAGCGGTGAGAAGGTGAAACGCCGAGCTTCAGTCTTGATTTTCGATTCTTGGTAACCGCAGTGTGACAAAACAAGCCGGTGCTAATTTACAGAAGCCTTTCtgaaaaagtgaagaaaattcCAGGAAGTGCAGACAGGAAAGAGCTTCCTCGGCACTTCACAGTCCTGTGAAGAATATATGGAAGCCCATGAAGCCCATTTCTGCTGGGAAGAGATTACAAGTCACTTCTCAACTTCTAGCACTTCTCACAGTACCTCAGTGTGGTTCGGTATCTGTGATTGCTGTGATATTAGTTGCTGGAACAGCCATTAAATAGAATTTCTAGCATGTGGAGTCATTTAGTTTTGCCTTCATATGTTAAAATCCTGACTCACTATCTCACtgccttttccttctttctggCAGAAATAAGCTTTCATCCAAATATCACAAGATTTTACTACATGGAAAATACAGAGCcgtgtccacatacttttgtccatatagtgtacaaGTAATGgcagttttgtctttaaatCAGTGCACATTTTTCTGTGAATCCTCAAGAAGAAATCAGGTTTATTGATCGTTCTTTGTTACATTTCCACTTCATGAAACACCCGAGAGGAAATTAAACATCTGGACGTTTGTTTCCAGACGCCCTGTTTCTGTCAAGTCGTGCTGATGGTGAAGGCTGAACTCTG
Encoded here:
- the zgc:113223 gene encoding tetraspanin-33 isoform X1, with amino-acid sequence MRGYRSIKYTLFIFCYFFWVVSAVLIAVGIYAKIAKEKDVVDTLMLDPALLLIVVGSVMFLITFLGCFGALRNATCLLKTFLGILATVLILQITAGIVGYLFTDMVMERTERLMMKAVVRYREDRDLENAIDFIQKKFQCCGVQSYNDWSHNVYFHCSDTNPSLEACGVPFSCCIGQQNQTVLNTMCGYGMQQAGKRLAGQDVFTVGCLEKIVWWAKNNLLLVAALTAGLLLLEVCMICLAAAQISRIKKVQRQTKENASRGNSERKDSYWYPAFADFDDE
- the zgc:113223 gene encoding tetraspanin-33 isoform X2 yields the protein MRGYRSIKYTLFIFCYFFWVVSAVLIAVGIYAKIAKEKDVVDTLMLDPALLLIVVGSVMFLITFLGCFGALRNATCLLKTVMERTERLMMKAVVRYREDRDLENAIDFIQKKFQCCGVQSYNDWSHNVYFHCSDTNPSLEACGVPFSCCIGQQNQTVLNTMCGYGMQQAGKRLAGQDVFTVGCLEKIVWWAKNNLLLVAALTAGLLLLEVCMICLAAAQISRIKKVQRQTKENASRGNSERKDSYWYPAFADFDDE